The following nucleotide sequence is from Malania oleifera isolate guangnan ecotype guangnan chromosome 4, ASM2987363v1, whole genome shotgun sequence.
gaggttgaaactaaatttgaatgggagcagcctggggagcccagggccggcgggtggtggtggcatatttagagaccatacaggttcttttgtgattgttttttcaaaatattttgattcttgttcaaataatgaagctgaattgacaGCTGTGttagagggaataaagatttgcaaacatttgggtcatacctgtatcgatattgaatgtgattcgaatattgtagttaattggataagagcTAGGAAGTGCTCCTTATagtatttgtgagatttttgggagtagcttattggtttattgaagGGAGTatatttttcgataaatcatacGTTTAGAGAAGAGAACAAAGTGGCAGATTCCTTGGCTCGACAAGATCCTATGGGAAGGAATAGTTTATTTACAAAGAGTAGTCAACTCCCTTGAGTTaacaatggtttgtataaattggagaaaatgggtacgacttatatgagatatgtttagctgatttccttttggttttagcttatgttttatgttgtttatcttttattttgttttgttgcgtgagatttgttttgtaggtcctgttttgttttgttttgtttggatttGGAACCCGGTTTTTGGCTgaatgttggtgttgttctttgggaagTTTTgttgttatctcccattgattgtcttgtaaccacggtatttctccgcaAAAAgcgaggggttatcaataaataaatggaggtgccgcccttctttaaaaaaaaaaaagtactccctttaaggtttccgcaaaagatcaatcaacgtactccctttaattaaaaaTGTTCTCAATCTCAATATTTTAACTTCCTACACTTAGATTATACACGTATGTGAAGATCATGACGATGAAGATCCTATGTTTAGCTAATAGCAGCATATAGATTTCTTACAAGGCACTCCCAATTTGGACATAAGCAAATACCTGTTCTTATAGATTTGGAGAAACTATtatattttgttctttcaagatTACTGACTTAAGACTGATCATATTGGGGTTCTCTAAGGTGCAGCTGAAGGATCTCGCCAAGAATTAAGAGAATCACTCATAATATGCATGAAAGAATGTTGTATGTCTGTAAAAAACAGCATGAGGATGCTATAAATTGTTCGACTACAATCTGAACTATGAACATGTGACAGAACGCTACTTGTGTACAAGTCAAGATTCTGGCTTTACATGCCGAAAATTTTCACCTAGTCCATTTTGTCAGCGTGGGTGATCCTTTATCAGCAGAAAGGTCAAAAGGGTGAGGAAACCAGTTAGTACAAGGTTCTCATGAGACCGAATTTCACCTCCTGTTGGAAATTCTGAAGGAAGAGAACACTCTTCCCCATTGAAAAGCAACCTTGTCGGAAAACCGTCTCCTTCTACTATATTGATACCAGGCGTACGCTTCTTCGTAAATGAAATGACGGACTGCTGCTTCCCAGGTATCTTTGGGTCTCTTACTGCGTCTGTTCCATTAGTCTCTGCCATCAAGTACGTCAAGCCTGGTAAACCGTGGAAGAATATAGTGTTGTTGAGCTGTGGAAGCTTTGTTCCGTTGAAAGAATAAACATTTTCATAACCAGCATAAGCTTTTCGCATCTGAATTGCCATGAACCAGTCTTCAAAATTCACCTCTTCCCAGTTGAATATAGTGATCCTAGCCGTCCACCCCTTCTTGTAATCAGTGTAGATGTGCCAATTTATGCTCACCCCACAGTTATCGCTGCAAGGTAACGGGTTGGGGATGTGATAATGTTTGATTTTGGCCCAAGCTTTGGCCTTGTCTGCTCTATTTGCAAAGGGAACAAGAAGGGCCTCTGGAGGAAGAAGCATTGCGGGGGCATCTGGATTGCAGGATTTTGTGTTCTCACAACCACACGCACATGTGCTGCAAGGTACAACAGATTCATTATAATAAGCTGAGAAGGAAACGCAGCATCGAGAACTCCTTTTCTTCGGCTGGGTAATGTTGCAGACTATTTGCCAGGTTGCAATGGCATAGCTTATCGCGTCAAGCCCACTCGGGTCTGGAAATTCTGTTGGGTCTACTCTTATGGGTGGGCCACATTTGTAATCTGGATTAAGAACACCATCAATCTTCCATTTCTCAGGAGGGTCAAACGTGGTTCGATTCATATCAGGTGGAATCTTATACACCTGCAGTTGAAATATGGCCTTGGATTTGCTTTCATCCATGATGCTTGGCAGGAGACTGCCATTCTTACAGCAGTATGGCAGATTTCCAACCTTCTCATCCTTTGCTTTTTCTGGAGGCATGTCTGCCATGATCGGCTTCTTTTCGCAGTTCATGACCTGACTAAAGTCTAAACTCTGGTAGTAATTCGCAGCAGGGCCGTAAATGCAGTCTGAAAAGTCTTTCTTGTGAGTGTAAGCACCCCTCATGGAGTATATGAACTCCCCTCTCATCCACTCCCATGTTAAATTCCAATGGTCAAGGCGTCCCAATGGGTTTTTGTTATCCATTGTTACCTGAGCAAGATAATTCCCTTCATATGCTTGCAGAATATCATAGTAGATCAAAAGATCGCCCTTCTGGCGCGGCAAGAACTTGGTTGAGGTTTTGTTCACCTTGAATTTTGGATTCTTAACACAACACACATACATCGAGCTCTCTGCGAATCAAAATTAGCCCAGAATTATTCAGATTAGCATGATTTAAAGGGGAGCTCAGAACAAactataagaagaagaagaagaagaagaagaagaagaagaagaagaagaagaaaggggtGATGAGAGAAAGCATATTGTTAAAATTATAGTAGTTTGGGGCATGTATAGGAAGAGCATTTGTGTTCCTTGGAAGTGAAAGATTTGGTTAAGGGGCCATCAAAGTGAACTAGATTTTTTAGTATTTGGCATTTGACATTTTACATGTATATAAAGAAACTAAGGGCATAGCTGATTTTTCAGCCTGGTTGTAAAGTTTCAATCACACGAAAAAAAAGAAACTTACTGCGGCGGGTCGGAGCGGGGCATTTGAATCCATCATTTTCAAGTCTTATTGTCTTGGGCATCGGAATCCCAGGTGGCTTCACCCCAAACTGAGTGCCAGTCATTTCAATCTTCACCTGAATTTGGGTAAGATCCCCTGCTGTGTCGACGGAAGTTTTCAAATCAGCAAGAGGATAGCCTGAGAGATAAGTTCCATTCCCCACAGGAGCTGGAAAATCATCACCATCCACTATCACTGCTCCACTTGCAGAAACCAAAATCTCCTCATGTTGAAACCCAATGAATAATTTCCACGCTTTGAGTTCATAGAGGCCGGTGTTCAGTACCGTGGCCGTGGATTTGAAGGCCCAGGCTTGCGCCGTCACATTCTTCACGTGTGGAAACTCTTTTTCCCGAGAAATGAAGTCATAGGACAAGAAAATTCCATCACAGTTGTCCTCTGAACGGCGCGGGGTATCGTAATCCTGAGCTCTACCTAAATGATCTGACAAGGAAACCAAGAAAAACATGAAGAGAAGCATTCTCCACACCATTGTCATGTCTTTCCTTAGAAACAAACAGAGAGATCTGAACACAAATAGTCAAGAGCAAGACATGGGTCCTTTCTTCAGTACTAATTGATTTGATTGGGATTTTTCTCGAGTTAAAAGCCAAGCAAAATTTGTGAATTGGTTTAGAGGAAATCGAAGCAGCAGATTCAGAAAATCTGCAGAAGCagaagggggggaggggggggggggggtgccgCGAGCAGTGGAGGTGATGGTTGAGGAAAGGGTGTGGAAGAAAACTCATCCAGAATTGTGTGTGACGATGTTAAAAATAGTGAAGACTGAGTCAGGTGGGATTTCCTCCTCTAAAGTTAGCGACAAATTTGGCGGGTCCAATAACGGTCATATACTTTTGTAAATCAGTTATAATTTTAGAATGCCAATAATAGCCTCagtaacatttataaaattaacaTAAATTAAAAACATTATTAAAAAATGCTCGTTttcattttaaatcaaataatattatgacaatataattaaaataataaaattacaaataatgcatattaaaaaaatgtagtaatcaaaataaaaattatcataattattttGCTTAATTATTATAAAAGGCGTCCTTGGGCCATAGGGCAAGGGTAGGGAGAGGATTGCCATATATAGTGTATGCAACCTTCCCAAAAACAAAATTATTGGACATAATaattgaaaatagtaaaaaataatttttttaattagatttttttattattatttgaaatttacgtatattttatttaaattataattaacttCATATGAtcactttattttaatttcaatttaaaagaaaactgaatgatttaatctaaaaaaatatttataaatattgaaattttttacAACAGATTACCAAAAGAACTGAAAACTATAAAATCTAAatttttaatattcttttataaatagttgaaaattgaCAACATAAATAAAGAATTGGCAACATAACCAAATGTGTTTTTATAATTTAGTTCTTCATTGTGCAAAAAcataaatagaaaatagaaaatagtaaCGATACTAAACCAACCCTAAATTTTGCATTCTGAAACAAAATTATACCACATTATGAAACATGATCAATTCATGGTATGCTAGCATGTGACCCTATGCTTGGGAGAAGATTTAAATTTGAAAGTTTGGATTCAAACAAAATATAGTATaagattatattaaattttgtttaaatccACTCGAACCCAAATTTGAAATCCATACTCCCTATGCAAGCATAAGCATTTTTTTCTCAGTAGAGGTATTCCCAGCTTTTTGAACCCCAAGTGGTCAACTGAAAATATCATACCATTCAAAAGAAGACCTTAAGGTAATCAAATTGCAAATTAATGACCGTTCATAACAATCAATGGAATGAGTGAATGAGCATATCCTGTTTGATCTTTGTTCATGCCCAATCAATTGAACAAGCCAAATATTCCACCAACACAACCAAATAATCTGAATTTGCAAATTATTCCTCATCACAAATACAAAATCTGCACATTCCCTAAACTCCATCACCCAAGAACACTGGTTCTCTTTATGTTTTCTGGGTTTCCACTCTAGAGTCTCCACCTATTCATCTTCTTCACCTATATTTGTGTTAAGATCACAAATGCAAATGTGACCTTCAATTTAATTTACACAACTTTTTTCAACCTACAGTATTTTCTTATTCGCTGCCCTCATGGTTGAATTCCATGTACAGAAAGAGAAAGGGGACTTCCCCATCTTTACTATGCACATTGACAGGTTGCTATTCTTCACACCATGTTCATAATTTTACACAATCTCTAAACTTGTAGGTTTGGCACTGCCTCTGGTTCAATGTATTTAGCCTTCAACTTTGCTGCTCGAGAGGATCTTGACGAGGACGATGACTTGGGCGAGGAAGCGGACTTGCTCTTTTTACGCCTTTGTTTCTTGGGAACTTTTGGACGTTCTGTTGGAGGAATATCATCGAACATCTCAGATACTGGATGGTGTCCGACAGATTGTTTAAAGCCTGACAATGAGAACAATGAAGCAGAGTAATTGAGTATTGTTGAGAAGTAATCAGTTGGACTTTTCAATGAAAAAAAGACAATGTTTCACACAAATGGTTGACTTGGTTGCTCAAAACAGAAAATGAGTCGATTGATTAGATGATCACTATCTCCAAATGCAATTTATTATTAGGGGAGGTTGTCTatgttgttttcttttttcttctttcttttcttctggCTGAAATTGACAAACACAATCTTACCAAATAGATGGAAAAGCAATCACATTGGcagtgaaaataaaatatagagCATGCATTTTATAAAATCGCTTAACAACAAACACACTGCTTAATGCAGATCAAACAGAAGAAAAAATAACTGCATGGCTACAAATCAAACTACTAGTCTATGACACAGCATGTAGATACAATTCTCTCTTTCCAGTCTGCCATGAGGATTTCCTCTTCATGTATGCAAAAATCAGTCCTTAATTCATAGGAAAATGTGTTTGTAACTCCAAG
It contains:
- the LOC131153672 gene encoding COBRA-like protein 10 → MLLFMFFLVSLSDHLGRAQDYDTPRRSEDNCDGIFLSYDFISREKEFPHVKNVTAQAWAFKSTATVLNTGLYELKAWKLFIGFQHEEILVSASGAVIVDGDDFPAPVGNGTYLSGYPLADLKTSVDTAGDLTQIQVKIEMTGTQFGVKPPGIPMPKTIRLENDGFKCPAPTRRKSSMYVCCVKNPKFKVNKTSTKFLPRQKGDLLIYYDILQAYEGNYLAQVTMDNKNPLGRLDHWNLTWEWMRGEFIYSMRGAYTHKKDFSDCIYGPAANYYQSLDFSQVMNCEKKPIMADMPPEKAKDEKVGNLPYCCKNGSLLPSIMDESKSKAIFQLQVYKIPPDMNRTTFDPPEKWKIDGVLNPDYKCGPPIRVDPTEFPDPSGLDAISYAIATWQIVCNITQPKKRSSRCCVSFSAYYNESVVPCSTCACGCENTKSCNPDAPAMLLPPEALLVPFANRADKAKAWAKIKHYHIPNPLPCSDNCGVSINWHIYTDYKKGWTARITIFNWEEVNFEDWFMAIQMRKAYAGYENVYSFNGTKLPQLNNTIFFHGLPGLTYLMAETNGTDAVRDPKIPGKQQSVISFTKKRTPGINIVEGDGFPTRLLFNGEECSLPSEFPTGGEIRSHENLVLTGFLTLLTFLLIKDHPR